CGCTCACCGCCCAGTCCCCCGCCCCGTCGCGCCGGCCCCGCCCGTCCCGAGCAGCCCATTCGGGCCCGTGACGGCATTGAGGCAGCGGCGGCCCACGGCGCCGACCAGGCGGCCGAGGGTCACCGGGTACGCGGCGGCCAGCCCAACCGCGGCCAGCCCGACCGCGCCGGAGATCCGGGCGGCCCGCTTCAGGTGGCGCGCCTCCGGGCGGGGGCCGTCGCCGAGGAACGGCCGCACCTCGGAGCGCCCGAAGTAGACGTTGCGGCCACCGAGGCGGACGCCGAGCGCGCCGGCCATTGCCGCCTCGCACTGGCCGGCGTTGGGGCTGGGGTGGTCGTTGCGGTCACGCCGCCACACCTGCCAGGCCCGCTGCCGATCCCCGTTGGCGACCGGTGCCACGGCGATGGTGAGCAGCCCGGTCAGCCGGGACGGCACCAGGTTGAGCACGTCGTCCAGGCGCGCGGCCGGAGTGCCGAACCGCGCGTAGCGCGCCGACCGGTGTCCGACCATCGCGTCGAGGGTGTTCGCCGCGCGGTAGCCCAACAGGCCGGGCAGGCCGGCGATCGCACCCCAGACCAGCGGCGCCACGACGGCGTCGGAGGTGTTTTCCGCGACCGACTCGACGGTGGCGCGAGCCAGCTCGGACTCGCCCAGTGTCGACGGGTCCCGTCCGCAGAGGTGGCCGAGGCGTCGCCGGGCGGCGGGCAGGTCACCGTCGCGCAGCGTCCGCCCCATGACGGTGGCTTCGTGCCGCAGTGTCCGGCCGCCGAGCACGGTCCACGTGCCGGCGGCGACGAGCGCCGCCCGGGTCACCGGCCGGTGCCGGGTGGCCGCTGCGGCGACCGCGCCGAGCAGCACCGGCCCGCCCACGGCCAGGGCGGTGAATGCCGCACCCGCCGTCCGGTCCGGCCGGTAGAGGCGGCGCTCCAGCGCACTCGCGGCCTGCCCGAAGCCGGCCACCGGGTGCAGCCGGCGTGGATCACCGAGCAGCCTGTCCAGCGCGTACCCGGCAAGCAGCCCCACCGCATTCGCCACCGGCGCTGTCCGTCGCACCCGCACCACCTCCGGCCGGCCAGCCTAGACGAGCGCCCCGTGAGCCAGCCCGACCCACGGTGCTCCAGCGACCAGCGTCTCGGGAGAAGCCGCAACCGCCGCCTCCAGCCCGGTCTCCGCCGGCAAGTGGGGTGACCGCACTGGTCCTGTCCGCACCCCACCCCGTCGTCACGTGGGGTGACGGCGCTGGTCGCGTCGCCACCCCACCCCCGTCGTGCCGTGTTGTCGTGCTGCCCGCGCGCCCGCGACGTGCACGGGACCTCAGACAGCTCGGCCGCCGCCCGACCCGCGATGGACGAACCGATCGGTCACGCCGGCTGGGGAACCCGGCCCCGGCCCCGCCGCCCCCGACCAGACGGCGCGGGCTCCGGCTGACTCTCGTCCGGCGCAGGCCCCAACTCGTCGTCCAGGTCCTCGTCGGTGTTGTCGTCGAGGTCTTCCTCGGTGGGAAGGGTCAGCTCGTCGTCGAGGCCTGGTGGCAGGTTGGCCGGCCCGCTCGGCCCGCCGCTCGGGGTGCCGTCGTCGTCCAGGGGGCCGTCGGCGAACGGGCTGGTTCGCAGCGCCGCGTAGTCGGGCAGCTCGAAGTCGTCGTCCAGCGGGCGGTCCTCGGGCAACACGGGCGCGTGCCCGGCCGGCACCGGCTCGGTGGGCTCGCCGTGCACCCGACTCTCGGCTTCCGCGTCCTCCACCGCGCTGGTCGTCATGCTCGGCCGATTGCGCAGGAACCGGGCCCGTCCCCGCGACAGGTCGTGACCGACGGCGACCGCCTCCAGCTCGTAGAGGGTGCGGTGGTTGCCGGCGTCGTCGGTCCAGTCGCGGGTGTAGAGCCGGCCGCAGACGACCACCGGATCGCCGACCATCACCGAGGCCGCCACGCCTTCGGCGAGCTTGCGCCAGCAGTTGACGCGGACGCGGAGCGAGTTGCCGTCGACCCACCGGCCGCTGTCCCGGTCGAGCCGTCGGGCGGTCGAGGCGACCTTGAAGTTGGCCACCAGGGTGTTGCTCTGGGTGGTACGTCGCCATTCGGGCGTCGTCAGCACATTGCCGACAATTGTTACGTAGGTGTCGAACATCGTCCCTCCAGGGGGATCGGGGCCTGCCAGCGCGAGTCGACTCGACACCGAGCCTGTGCGTTGAGCGCGGTCATCGCCAGCACCCAGCCCCGGCCTGTGGACGACGAACCCACCTGTGGACAACGCCCTGATCACGCCCGGGTGTGGTACGGCGCACCACCCGGCTGAGCGTCGCCGGTTTCCGGGGCCGACCAATGTGGGTATGCATTTGATCAACGCACCACCGACAGCTCCACGTCGACGAGAGGTCAGCGCCATGATGATCACCAAAATCGGCTCCGCGGTCGCTTCCGAGGCACGGCGATGAGCGCCGTGGCGAACCCGGCCACCGTTGCTGAGTGCCTACGGGTGGGCGCCGGGTTCTCGCAGGGCGACCGCAACTGGATCGCCGAGCAGTTCGTCACCCTCGACGCCCGGCTGGCCAGCTTCCACGCCGACGCCACCGAGCTGGAGGTGTCGGTGAAGGACCGGGAGGCGCGGGGCCAGAAGGTCACCCTGGAGTGCTGGATCGCCGGCCGGCAGAAGATCGTCACGACCTCCACGGAGGAGGACCTGCACGCCGCGCTCAACGACGTCCGCGACGACCTGCGCCGCCGCCTCAACGACGCCAAGACCCGCCAGGAACCGCGGCACAACAAGCACCTGCGCGACCTCCCACAACCCCAGAGCGAGCTCGACGCAGACGAGGACCAGGAGAACCTCCCCGCCGCCGACCCGACGCGCGTCGAAGCAGAGACGGTCTGACCCACGCCCCGTCCCCGTGATCTTGCACTTCGAACAGCGAAAGGCGAGACGAGGGCAGGATCGCGGGACGGGCGGGGGCGAGAGCGAGGGCTACCGCTGGGTAGGTTGGCGGCGTAGCGTCGCGTTCGTGGAACCGGACGTGTTGGGACCGCCGTACGAGCGGCAGACGATCGACCTGGGCACCGATGACGAAGGGCCTGTCGTCGCGACCCTGGTCCGGCGCCGGGCCGAGCGCCCCACCGGACGGGCCGTCCTTTACGTGCACGGCTTCGTCGACTATTTCTTCCAGACCCACCTAGCCGACTTCTACGTCGAGCGGGGCTGGGATTTCTACGCACTCGACCTGCGCAAATATGGTCGCAGCCTGCTCCCGGGCCAGACGCCGAACTTCTGCCGTGACATCAGCGACTACTTCCCCGAGCTGGACGCCGCCGCCGAGATCATTCGCACCGACGACGGGCACGACACCCTGCTGGCGATGGGCCACTCCACCGGCGGCCTGATCCTCTCGCTCTGGGCGGACGCCCGCCGCGACACCGGCACCATCGACGGTCTGGTGCTCAACAGCCCGTTCTTCGACCTCAACGCCCCCTGGGCGGTGCGCCGACCCCTCGCGGCCGCCGCGTCCCGGCTGGGCCGCAGGGCGCCGCACCGCATCCTGCCGTTCGGGCTGGGCACGGTGTACGGCGAGAGCATCCACACCGACCACCGCGGCGAGTGGACCTACGACCTGGAGTGGAAGCCGCTGGCCGGGTTCCCGGTCCGGGCCGGCTGGCTGAACGCGATCCGCACCGGTCAACGCCGGCTACGCGCTGGTCTGGACATCCGGGTGCCGGTGCTGCTGGCCTGCTCGACCCGCTCCTACCGGGGCACCAAATGGCACGACAACGCCACCCTGGCCGACGCCGTCCTGGACGTGGAGCACATGGTCCGGTACGCGCCCCGCCTTGGCCGCCACGTCACCCTGGCCCGCTTCGACGGTGGGATGCACGACCTAACGCTCTCCGGCCCCGCCGTACGGAAGAAGGTCTTCGACGAGGTCGGCCGCTGGGCCGAGGCGTTCCTCGCCGCCGGTCCCACCGCCCCGGCCGACACGGCAGGGGCGACGACGCTCGGCGGCTGACCGTCGACCAGGCCGGGCGGCGGTGCGGGTCGCGGCTCAGACGTCGCCGGGCGTCGCCGGAAGGACGGCTCGGATTCGGTCGAAGGTCGCCACCGGGTGACCACCGACGCCGGGCAGCACCAGCCCCAGGCAGTACAGCGACACCTCCCCGGTGGTGTCCGGCTGGACGACGAAGACCGGCGCGCCGACGTACCCCGTTGGCAGCTCCGTCGTGATCCGCACGTCGTCCCCGTCACGGACCACTCGTTCGATCGCCACCTCCAGGGGGCGTGACCTGTCTTCGCGTACCCCATGGGCCAGCACGAAAGCGGAACCGGCGTCGGCGCCGAGGCGGGCGACCACCTCGGGCCCGGCGGCGATCCTCGCGGGCACCGGCTGGACCCGCCACCGCCAGCCGCCGTCCCCGGCATAGCGGTGCAGGCCGGCGGTCGGCAGCACCGCGACCCCGTCGCCCGGGAAACGGGCCCAGCCGGGCACGATCTCGGCCCCGGAGACGGCAGCCGGGGCAACCCCGGCCGGCTCGGTGACGCTCGCCCGCAAGCCCAGCTCACCACCCGCCGCGCCGACCAGGTCGGCCGCCGTCAGCAGCGACTCCCCCACCGGGTCGTCGCCGCCCTGAAAGAAGAACGCGGTGCCGTGGACCTGGTCATCGTCGACCGACGACCGGTACGGCAGGATGGCGCGACCGACGATCTGGCACAGCTCGTAGGCGACGTCGTTCTCGGCGTCGGGATCCAACAGCACCAGCCAAAGGTACGGTCCGTGGTCGGGCTGGTCCGTGGGAACCCAGATGCTCGCCACGCGGTCGCCGTGAGACCCTGCTCGGCAACGTGGACGCGGGCACCCTTTTCGCCGCCGGGCAGCGGGACGGCGGTACCCTCTGGGCGCAACATGCACGCCACACGCGCCCGTAGCTCAGCGGATAGAGCAGGGGACTTCTAATCCCAAGGCCGCAGGTTCGAATCCTGCCGGGCGCACCACCGTCACCGCAGGTCAGCGGCTTTCCGCTCCCGGTCGAGACGACCACCACGGCCTCCGTACAGCCATTCGTACAGCCAAGTCAGCCGAAGAGGTGCTTCGCGGCCTCGTCCGCGGCGACCCGCTCGATCTCCGGCAGGACGTGGGCCTAGACGAGTAATTCCTAACCCTGGTTCGGGCGGTGGGCGCAGCCGGCGGCCGGCGGTGACCGTCGGTCACCTCCGTGGGGGGCGGATGCGGTAGCGAGCGGTATACCTCAGAGTCATATTCATACCTCTGAGGTATACCGCTCAACAGCAGATCGACATGGCGGGCAGCCAAAGCGGATGGCGAGGGCCCTTCGCTGCAACCCCAGCCCCATCGGCACCACCCCGTAAATTCCTGGGCTGCCATCGGAGTGCCGGATGGCATCCTCTCGCACCGTCATCCACGGGTTGCGATAGACGACTCACCTGCTCATTTGCTCCATCAGGCCATGATCGCAACTCCGATGCCTGCCCGCAGTCCTCCGGAACATGCCGTCCGCATCTAGTCCGCAAGAGGTCAACCGACAGTGGGGCAGTGGTGTGAGGTGTCGAGAGATGTTTGCGCTGCTAGACCGCCACGTGCGCAGGTCGGCGGGACGGGCAGTTTGATCTAGTAATTCGTAGATCGCTGCAATTCGCCCAGCAGTGCCCCGCGCCAGGCCGTAGGTCAGGCCAGCCCGCAACAACGGCGGTCGGGTGGTAGAGCCACCCGCCCATACCCACACAGCATTCGAGGCCGCTTACCTTGCCGGTAGGCGGCCTCGGTCGCTGCGGTTCGTGGTCAGTAGGACTGGACCTTGACGCGCCACCTTCCATGGACGTCGTGGTCGCTGTCCGGCCTCCGCGGCGAGGACTCCGGCCCGGAGGGTGTGCTCAGCCCTGCTGGTATCTCTCATTGCGTCGGAGGGCCTCTTCGAGTTGGTCCTCAAGAATGATGATCCGGCAGGCCGAGGCCATATCGGTGCCCTGGTCGCACATCTCCCGGGCTCGCGCGGCGAGGCGCAGTTGGTAGCGGGAGTAGCGGCGGTGTCCGCCGCTGGAGCGCTGCGGGTCGATCAGTTTCGCGTCGCCGAGCCGGCGCAGGAAGTCCTGCGAGCAGCCGAGGATTTCGGCGGCGCGGCCCATCGTGTAGGCGGGGTAGTCCTCGTCGTCGAGCATGTCGCCGGATTGGGTCATCAAACCTCCGTCACGAGGGCCCCGGTGCTCGAAAGCACCGGGGCCCAAGGGTTGTGGGTCAGGAACACCATCTACCGACAGAACGTCGGCTTCTCTTGTCCACACCGGCCGTCAATGACGGCATCGGGTGCGAGGATCGCATATGCGTGACCGGAGACCACCTCTCGTTCGATGGAAACTGCGGTGTCCGCGTCCAGCCCACGAATGCGGCTGACGGCGGGCGATCCAACGGTGTAGTGCCCTCCCTTGCCTCTGATTTCCTCTGCCTTACTTTCGTGCCGTTCGTCGGTGTCCGAGCCCCACGCGACTTCATGGCCCTGACACGTACGACGAACTCTCCTTGCCTCGGGTGCAGCCCTGAACCAGCCTTGGCCCCACCCGCTGCCACTGCGGCAAGTTTCTGCCGCCGAACCGAGTGGGCCCACAAGTTCCCTGGCCCTACTCCTTCGCCCCCGGGGCGGGACGGTCACGTCAGCGTCTTTGTTTGCTCCGTTTTCGACCTCAGGAACGTTAGCCGGAGACGGCAAGGATGTCTAGCGCTTCGCACATAGATTTTCTCTGAGTACGCGGGTAGTCCCGCCGATACAGCCACCTGTGCAGCACCGCACCGCACCGCGTCCGGACCGAGACACCTCGGCCCGGACGCGGCGTACGACGGGAGGTAGCGGCGGCCTCTCTCAGGAGGCGTACGCCTCGAGTTCCACCACCCGCGAGTAACCGGCGGTCTCGTTGCTGGCCAGCGTGACGACCCGGAACGCGGTCCCGGTCAGCGGTGTGAAATGCGAGCTGACCTGACCGGCGACGTTGCCGCGCACCTGGGCAACGGTCTGCCAGTCCTCGCCGACCCGCACCTGGACGTCCCAGTCGCGCAGGCCGTACTTCGCAACCGGGTACTTGGTGGAGTCGAGCGTGTAGACGTCGACCCGACCGATCGTCTCGGGCTTGTCGAACGTCACCTGGAGCCAGTCGGGGAAGGCGCCCTTGTTTGCGTCGTTCCAGCCGGTGGTAGTTGCCCAGTGGTTCGAGTCGCGGTCGCCGTCCACCGCACCGCAGGCCGGGTAGCTGGGCAGGTTCTCCGAGGATGCCGTCACCGGCACATACCTGGCGAGGTTGCCGGTGGTGTCGACCGGTCCCGGTGCGACCTCCACCGGCACGGCGAGCCGGCGTTCACCGGACCGGACGGTGATCGTGTATCGGCCGGGGGCGGTGCCCCGGGGTGCGGTGACCGTGATCGGCACCTTGAGTGTGTAACCGGCGGGCAGGTAGCTGGAGACCAGGTTCCTGGACAGCGTCAGCGGCGCCTTCACCTCAAGGAACGCGTCGGCGTAGACGTCGGCGCGTCCGGTGTTGCCGAACTGGAGCTGGAAGCCCTGGTTCGCGCAGGGGATCGGGTTGACCTGCACCAGGCTGACGTCGGAGGCGAGGCTCAACCGGGTCGGGTCGGGTCGGCCGGCGACCGCGGGGGCCGTGCCGCCGATCGCCACCAGGGCGATGACGGCGCCGGCGACCGCGGCCTTTCGGCCACGGGACAGGCCGATGAGCCGGCGCCAGAGAGTACGGGTCATGGCTTTACCCCTCATGCCGGGTGCAG
The nucleotide sequence above comes from Micromonospora luteifusca. Encoded proteins:
- a CDS encoding single-stranded DNA-binding protein; translation: MFDTYVTIVGNVLTTPEWRRTTQSNTLVANFKVASTARRLDRDSGRWVDGNSLRVRVNCWRKLAEGVAASVMVGDPVVVCGRLYTRDWTDDAGNHRTLYELEAVAVGHDLSRGRARFLRNRPSMTTSAVEDAEAESRVHGEPTEPVPAGHAPVLPEDRPLDDDFELPDYAALRTSPFADGPLDDDGTPSGGPSGPANLPPGLDDELTLPTEEDLDDNTDEDLDDELGPAPDESQPEPAPSGRGRRGRGRVPQPA
- a CDS encoding cobalamin biosynthesis protein; this translates as MRRTAPVANAVGLLAGYALDRLLGDPRRLHPVAGFGQAASALERRLYRPDRTAGAAFTALAVGGPVLLGAVAAAATRHRPVTRAALVAAGTWTVLGGRTLRHEATVMGRTLRDGDLPAARRRLGHLCGRDPSTLGESELARATVESVAENTSDAVVAPLVWGAIAGLPGLLGYRAANTLDAMVGHRSARYARFGTPAARLDDVLNLVPSRLTGLLTIAVAPVANGDRQRAWQVWRRDRNDHPSPNAGQCEAAMAGALGVRLGGRNVYFGRSEVRPFLGDGPRPEARHLKRAARISGAVGLAAVGLAAAYPVTLGRLVGAVGRRCLNAVTGPNGLLGTGGAGATGRGTGR
- a CDS encoding MerR family transcriptional regulator → MTQSGDMLDDEDYPAYTMGRAAEILGCSQDFLRRLGDAKLIDPQRSSGGHRRYSRYQLRLAARAREMCDQGTDMASACRIIILEDQLEEALRRNERYQQG
- a CDS encoding HPF/RaiA family ribosome-associated protein, whose translation is MSAVANPATVAECLRVGAGFSQGDRNWIAEQFVTLDARLASFHADATELEVSVKDREARGQKVTLECWIAGRQKIVTTSTEEDLHAALNDVRDDLRRRLNDAKTRQEPRHNKHLRDLPQPQSELDADEDQENLPAADPTRVEAETV
- a CDS encoding discoidin domain-containing protein codes for the protein MTRTLWRRLIGLSRGRKAAVAGAVIALVAIGGTAPAVAGRPDPTRLSLASDVSLVQVNPIPCANQGFQLQFGNTGRADVYADAFLEVKAPLTLSRNLVSSYLPAGYTLKVPITVTAPRGTAPGRYTITVRSGERRLAVPVEVAPGPVDTTGNLARYVPVTASSENLPSYPACGAVDGDRDSNHWATTTGWNDANKGAFPDWLQVTFDKPETIGRVDVYTLDSTKYPVAKYGLRDWDVQVRVGEDWQTVAQVRGNVAGQVSSHFTPLTGTAFRVVTLASNETAGYSRVVELEAYAS
- a CDS encoding alpha/beta hydrolase codes for the protein MEPDVLGPPYERQTIDLGTDDEGPVVATLVRRRAERPTGRAVLYVHGFVDYFFQTHLADFYVERGWDFYALDLRKYGRSLLPGQTPNFCRDISDYFPELDAAAEIIRTDDGHDTLLAMGHSTGGLILSLWADARRDTGTIDGLVLNSPFFDLNAPWAVRRPLAAAASRLGRRAPHRILPFGLGTVYGESIHTDHRGEWTYDLEWKPLAGFPVRAGWLNAIRTGQRRLRAGLDIRVPVLLACSTRSYRGTKWHDNATLADAVLDVEHMVRYAPRLGRHVTLARFDGGMHDLTLSGPAVRKKVFDEVGRWAEAFLAAGPTAPADTAGATTLGG